A genomic window from Cutibacterium acnes includes:
- the fusA gene encoding elongation factor G, whose translation MAKTDLSKVRNIGIMAHIDAGKTTTTERILYYTGKSYKIGEVHDGAATMDWMEQEQERGITITSAATTTFWHDTQINIIDTPGHVDFTVEVERSLRVLDGAVAVFDGVAGVEPQSMTVWRQAAKYGVPRICYINKLDRTGASFDHCVKTIKERLHAIPVLLQLPIGAEDQFMGIVDLVEMNAKTWRGETELGAHYETEDIPADMKDEAEAARAEMLETVAENDEEFMELYLEDPDAVTVDQVKAAIRRGVLASAFTAVTCGTSFKNKGVQPLLDAIVDYLPSPTDVPAISGFKPGDESVELERRPCDDEPLSILAFKIASDPHLGKLTFVRVYSGVLHAGDQVLNATKGKKERIGKIYQMHANKREEIESIGAGMICAVMGLKDTTTGETLCDQTNPIILESMTFPAPVIEQAIEPKSKADQEKLSNAIQRLVEEDPTFRVHTDEETGQTIVAGMGELHLDVFIDRMKREFHVEANIGKPQVAYRETLRKPVEKYEYTHKKQTGGSGQFARVIIAIEPKEPGFGYEFVNAVTGGRIPKEYIPSVDAGVQESMQFGVLAGYPVEDVKVTLLDGAYHEVDSSEMAFKIAGSMAFKEAARKANPGLLEPLMAVEVTTPEDYLGTVIGDLNSRRGQIQEMVEEHGNKVVRALVPLSEMFGYVGDLRSKTSGQASYSMEFDSYGECPSSVADEIIAKANGGK comes from the coding sequence GTGGCCAAAACTGACCTGAGCAAGGTTCGCAACATCGGCATCATGGCCCACATCGATGCCGGCAAGACGACGACGACCGAGCGCATCCTTTACTACACCGGCAAGTCCTACAAGATCGGTGAGGTCCACGACGGTGCCGCCACCATGGACTGGATGGAACAGGAGCAGGAGCGCGGCATTACCATTACCTCCGCCGCGACCACCACCTTCTGGCATGACACCCAGATCAACATCATTGACACCCCCGGGCACGTGGACTTCACCGTCGAGGTGGAGCGTTCCCTGCGTGTCCTCGACGGTGCTGTTGCCGTATTCGACGGTGTGGCGGGCGTCGAGCCGCAGTCGATGACTGTGTGGCGTCAGGCCGCTAAGTACGGCGTGCCGCGTATCTGCTACATCAATAAGCTGGACCGCACCGGCGCTTCTTTCGACCACTGCGTCAAAACCATTAAGGAGCGTCTGCACGCTATCCCGGTCCTGCTGCAGTTGCCGATCGGTGCCGAGGACCAGTTCATGGGCATCGTCGACCTGGTCGAGATGAATGCCAAGACGTGGCGTGGCGAGACTGAACTCGGTGCTCATTACGAGACCGAGGATATTCCGGCCGACATGAAGGACGAGGCCGAGGCCGCCCGAGCCGAGATGCTCGAGACTGTCGCTGAGAACGACGAAGAGTTCATGGAGCTCTACCTCGAGGACCCCGATGCCGTGACCGTCGATCAGGTCAAGGCCGCCATCCGTCGCGGTGTGTTGGCTTCCGCCTTCACCGCTGTCACCTGTGGTACCTCCTTCAAGAACAAGGGTGTGCAGCCGCTACTCGACGCCATCGTCGATTACCTGCCATCCCCGACTGACGTTCCCGCCATCTCCGGTTTCAAGCCCGGTGACGAGTCCGTCGAGCTTGAGCGTCGCCCATGTGATGACGAGCCGCTGTCGATTCTGGCCTTCAAGATTGCCTCTGACCCGCACTTGGGCAAGCTGACCTTTGTGCGCGTCTACTCCGGCGTTCTCCATGCTGGCGACCAGGTGCTCAACGCCACCAAGGGCAAGAAGGAGCGCATCGGCAAGATCTACCAGATGCACGCCAATAAGCGCGAGGAGATCGAGAGCATTGGGGCTGGTATGATCTGCGCGGTCATGGGCCTCAAGGACACCACCACCGGCGAGACCCTGTGTGACCAGACGAACCCCATCATCCTGGAGTCGATGACCTTCCCGGCCCCCGTGATCGAGCAGGCTATCGAGCCGAAGTCGAAGGCGGATCAGGAGAAACTCTCGAACGCTATCCAGCGTCTCGTCGAGGAGGACCCGACCTTCCGCGTCCACACTGACGAGGAAACCGGTCAGACCATTGTTGCCGGTATGGGCGAGCTCCACCTGGATGTCTTCATCGACCGTATGAAGCGCGAGTTCCACGTCGAAGCAAATATCGGCAAGCCGCAGGTCGCCTACCGCGAAACCCTGCGCAAGCCTGTCGAGAAGTACGAGTACACACACAAGAAGCAGACCGGCGGTTCCGGGCAGTTCGCCCGCGTCATCATCGCGATCGAGCCGAAAGAGCCCGGGTTCGGCTATGAGTTTGTCAACGCCGTTACCGGTGGCCGTATCCCCAAGGAGTACATCCCCTCGGTTGATGCCGGTGTTCAGGAGTCTATGCAGTTCGGTGTCCTCGCTGGCTACCCGGTCGAGGACGTCAAGGTTACCTTGCTCGATGGTGCTTACCACGAGGTCGACTCCTCCGAGATGGCGTTTAAGATCGCCGGCTCGATGGCTTTCAAGGAGGCCGCTCGCAAGGCTAACCCGGGTCTGCTCGAGCCATTGATGGCTGTTGAGGTGACGACTCCTGAGGATTACCTCGGTACTGTCATCGGCGACCTCAACTCCCGCCGCGGCCAGATCCAAGAGATGGTTGAGGAGCACGGAAACAAGGTCGTACGCGCTTTGGTTCCGTTGTCCGAGATGTTTGGATACGTCGGTGACTTGCGCTCAAAGACCTCCGGACAGGCTTCATACTCCATGGAGTTTGATTCCTATGGCGAGTGCCCGTCGTCTGTTGCTGACGAGATCATCGCCAAGGCCAACGGAGGCAAGTAA
- the rpsG gene encoding 30S ribosomal protein S7, whose protein sequence is MPRKGPAPKRPVMVDPVYGSPLVSQLVSKILLDGKKTVAQNIVYTALEGCRAKNNTDPVQTLKRALDNIKPSLEVKSRRVGGATYQVPVEVKPARQTTLAMRWLVNFSRERREKTMAERLMNEILDASNGLGASVKRREDTHKMAEANRAFAHYRW, encoded by the coding sequence ATGCCTCGTAAGGGACCCGCGCCGAAGCGCCCAGTGATGGTCGATCCCGTCTATGGATCTCCTCTCGTTTCCCAGCTTGTGAGCAAGATCCTTCTCGACGGCAAGAAGACTGTCGCCCAGAACATCGTCTACACCGCTCTGGAGGGTTGCCGGGCCAAGAACAACACTGATCCGGTACAGACTCTCAAGCGCGCGCTCGACAACATCAAGCCCTCGCTGGAGGTCAAGTCTCGTCGCGTCGGCGGTGCCACCTACCAGGTGCCGGTCGAGGTCAAGCCTGCCCGTCAGACCACTCTGGCGATGCGTTGGCTGGTGAATTTCTCCCGCGAGCGTCGTGAGAAGACCATGGCTGAGCGCCTCATGAACGAGATCCTCGACGCCTCCAACGGCTTGGGCGCTTCGGTGAAGCGCCGTGAGGACACTCACAAGATGGCTGAGGCCAACCGCGCCTTCGCCCACTACCGCTGGTGA
- the rpsL gene encoding 30S ribosomal protein S12: MPTIQQLVRKGRTDKISKNKTPALKGSPQRRGVCTRVYTTTPKKPNSALRKVARVRLSSGIEVTAYIPGVGHNLQEHSMVLVRGGRVKDLPGVRYKIVRGSLDTQGVKGRKQARSRYGAKKEK, translated from the coding sequence GTGCCTACAATCCAGCAGCTGGTCCGCAAGGGCCGCACTGACAAGATCAGCAAGAACAAGACGCCTGCCCTCAAGGGCTCGCCGCAGCGTCGTGGCGTGTGCACCCGCGTGTACACCACGACGCCGAAGAAGCCGAACTCGGCGCTGCGAAAGGTCGCCCGTGTGCGCCTCTCGTCGGGCATTGAGGTCACGGCCTATATTCCCGGTGTCGGACACAACCTCCAGGAGCACTCCATGGTGCTTGTGCGTGGCGGTCGTGTGAAGGACCTCCCGGGTGTGCGTTACAAGATTGTCCGCGGCTCCCTCGACACCCAGGGTGTTAAGGGTCGCAAGCAGGCCCGTAGCCGTTACGGCGCCAAGAAGGAGAAGTGA